The Tachysurus fulvidraco isolate hzauxx_2018 chromosome 10, HZAU_PFXX_2.0, whole genome shotgun sequence genome segment gtgtgtgtgtgtgtgtgtgtgtgtgtgtgtgtgtgtgtgtgtgtgtgtgtgtgtgtgtgtgtgttcactgctgtgtgtgtgcactttggatgggtttaacgcagagaacaaattctgagtatgggtcaccgtacttagccgtatgtcacgtcacacatattgttatttacactacTATGCACTTCAACAGGCCAATAAACTTGATtctgaatctgattctgatctctgtgctgtacagtacatgtgtcaGTAGATGGCGCTGATGATTTGTATGCTGTCCTGTCAGGTCTATTCGGCCAGTAGAGGACGCTGATGTTCATTCTGCGTTTCTTACTATTTTCCCCCTGAGCCCAAAGTTTGATGCCGCAGCTTTCCTTCTGTTTCGTTATAGTACGCTGAGAGTGAAGATGGCGGCCGGCTCGAAACGCAGTCCGCCTCCTTTTCCCGACTCAGAGGATCAGGACCCGGAGCCTGAGTTAGACGAGGATGAAGACAGCGATGAAGGAGCGGACATTTTCACAGGCAGCGTAAGTAAACTACACAGTGGTTACTAGCTAGCGCTGTTGGATCAACACGGAGACCTGTGTGTCTGCTAAGTGGCTAAGCTAATGCTAGTCCTCTGTGGGGCTGTAAACTTTAGGCGTGAACTCGTATTTCAGGTGTAGCTTCGCTGTCAGGGCTAACGCGAAAATGCTAAATGTTTCTCTAGCTAGTCAACTAGCGTTTAGCTAACGCCACAACAGTCACCCGTGTTACTTTTAATCTGTTCTCCTCGTCGAGGAACACGTATAAGATAAGCTAGCAATGGGCAAACTTTAGCACGCTAGCTATGGTAGCTTTCGTTACATTCTGGAGGCGTTCAAAAagcacctaaaaaaaaaacaacaacaaaaagtttcGACTCTCATGCATTCTCATGATTCACGTAATTTGACACACCAGTGTAAACAATCTGGGCTCAATGCGGTGTACATGGTTACTCCAGGCAACGGTAAATCTgcctttttttgtaaacattatataaacatGGCGTGTGTGTGAACCACCTCAGGGTTGTTCATTGAAGTAGTTTGAGATGTGTTCAGAAGTGCAACAGATGAACATTAGCACTGAAGCTcggaaaaaaaagctaaatcaTAACGCAGATGTGAAAAGAGCTCATGCAAATTCAGACACGGAAGTTGTTGCCTTGCAAATCTTCAGCTCTCTTTCCTCTTGTCAGACGTTGTTTGTTCTTTCTAAACTGTGACTCAATAGTGTCGATTACGAGGGTGTTGGCCAAACTATGACCAGTTTTTAACCCCTCCTCATACGAGTTTTCATGTGAAAGtaagaaaacaaataacagTAATCTCTACAGTTTCATGTCCAGGGTAGACCTCTAAATGATCTTCTTTTTGCAggttctgtctcacacaccagTGGATCCTCTTGTTCATGTGAGCACCAGCGAGCCTGCTAAAGATGTTTTCAGCGAAGCCCTAGAAGATCCCTTAAAAGACTGGAACAAGCAGAACAGCAAGCCTGAGAAGTCAGCGAGTGACGTTAAAGGTGCGGAGGTCGACCTGTTTGCTGATCCTTTAGGTGATTTTGGAGCTCAAGAGGTCCCTGATAAAAACAGTGCACCTATACCGAACCTCAGTGAAGCACCTCCAAAGAGCACCATTGCCAAGAGTTCAGCAGCACAAGGTGGAGCTAATAGTGAGGTATTTGGTGCATCTCAGAATGACTTCAAAAGATCGGAGGACATTTTTGAAGAGCCACCAAAAGATGGTACGTATAAAACATCACCCAAACCTGTAGGTGGTGCTTCAGCCACTAAGAAAGAACCGAACACCGACCTGTTTGGAGACGATGATGACGATGGAGACCTGTTTGAGGAACCTCTGCAAGCTGCGACGAAGAAACCTAAAGCAAAGGAAACCAGTAAAGGCTGTTCTGACCAGTCTAACAATGCCAATACTGACCTTTTTACTGAGGAGGTCAACAAAGTCCCACCACCTGGTTCTGCTGCTGCCGCTAAACCTGGCACAGACTCCGGGTCCAAAACCAATGGACTGCACTCAGATGAGGATGATCTGTTCACAGGTACTCTGTCTTTGTTGTGACTGAATTTGATAGAAGTTTTTTGTAAATATAGTCAACCTTGATCTCAGAGTTTGTTTAGTATTTTCTAGGATAAGGAAATGCCGTTTCAACAGTGTGCTGAACCAATCTTTTTTGTGCTGATGAGGCATTTTAGCTTTAAACTCTGAGCTGTATTTAACAGTGATGTGGCCTGGAtgtgaactctctctctctctctctctctctccccccccccccacaccacTCTGTCAGAGGCCACTGTTGAGCTATCTCTGGACAGTCCTTGTAATGACCGCAGGAAGAGAGATACATCGAAGGCCTCAGCACCAGTTTCCTCTCTCTTGGCTTCAGCGAGTGTCCCAAAACCTCAAACTAAAACACTAGAGGAGGTATATAATTCAGCACATgtagctctctctttctctttaaattAAACACCAGTTTTTGCAAATACCATTTTATTGTCATGATAtaaagtaattatttatttagcttgcTTGTGATCATTACAGATGATGAAaaatttgtgttgtgttaaaaaaaaaattaaatatgcttTCAAGATTCTGTATATACAAGCAGTGTTAAATGTACtttcatcagaatcagaaagatctttactGCCAAGTaggttttcacatacgaggaatttgttctagtacagaagctccacagcgtaaacagaattacacacactaaacagcTAAGCACTGATACATCTTGATAGATGTCATGACAAAGGTGAACTCACAAATATATTAGCTGTCCTCGGGAAGTGAAAGCATCAGTGTCGAGTAAAAAGGGATCGGATGTCGTTTCAGCTGTAAGTGTTGGGAAAGGATGAATAGAATACTTATGTCTTTGTCAGTCAAAAGTAGGTTTATGTTCTTACGTTGTTGGACAGGTTAGTGTAATAAAGATACTATCTATAATCACTGTTATAATCAATGTTTTGTTCAAATACATTGTGAACTTTCTTAATCTGCTTAACTGTGTATGTTacagctggaggaggaggaggaggagaaggaggacaAATTTGATTTGAACATTTCAGTTACAAACCCAGAGAAAGTGGGTAAGTCCCCATGAAATCCCTCACGGCTGACCTCAAAGGAATCTATTTTGGCGAGAACGTATTTAATTACTGTGTGTTGCATCGGGAAGTGGACTATCAGCATTTTGATGACAGTAAAATTGATTGAAGTATGTGACCTGTGAGACAATGCTCAACAAACACAGGATATTTCACTTCCCCATTTTGCCTTATGCCAGCGAGCTTTGGTTTcttctgcccccccccccccaccccacccctggGTAAAAAAAGTAGGCCAGTGTTGGAGATCTGCAACCAGTCTCCTTTAGCTATACCTTCATTATGGATTATCTTTTGATGGATTACATCTGCAGTAATGAAAGGTTAATTGTTTTAGAGCAGTTTATCTAAAGCACTTTGCTTCTTTCCTGCAGGTGATGGTATGAATGCTTACATGGCCTACAGAGTCTCTACACAGGTATTTACCTTCGTATTAAACATTTATCGTGTTTATTCGCTGCAtgcataaagtgtgtgtgtgtgtgtgtatgtggggtgtAGGTGTGTTTACACCATAGAATGTATTGTGAACATGTAAGTGAGGTCTTTTCACTGCACTGTGTTTCTCTCTTCCACGAACACACAGACGACGTTGCCCATGTTCCGCACCAAGCAGTTCACAGTGCGCAGGCGCTTCAGTGATTTTCTGGGTCTCTATGAGAAACTCTCAGAAAAACATTCACAGAACGGACACATCGTGCCTCCGCCACCAGAAAAGAGCATTCTGGGTATTTtggattttgtatttaaaaactgtttgaatttttttgtttccttctaATATAGTTTTAACAATATTCAAACTGCcatttgtgctgtttttaaaaGGAATGACCAAAGTGAAGGTGGGAAAAGAAGACCAGTCGTCGGCTGAGTTTGTTGAAAGGAGGAGAGCTGCTCTAGAAAGGTTATTTTCTCTAGAATTGAATTTTTagttttaggattttattttgattgttcAGTCACGATTGGTGTTGTTCTATCAAATTTATTGCTTAGGTACCTCCAGAGACTTGTGTCTCACCCATCTCTGCTGCAAGACCCAGATGTGAGAGAGTTTTTAGAGAAAGAGGAGGTAActgatatctctctctcatacacactccctgTTGAGTCGTTTGACATGTCGTGATTTCAAATATGTTGACACCTGAACACATCACACCCATAGGTTCTTATTGAAAAATCATGGGCATTAACACAAGGTTGGGCCCATTTTCTGTTATTAGAAGCTCCAAACACCTAGGGAGGCTTTCTACTAGATGTGAGAGCGTGAATGTGTGGATTTGTGATCGTTCAGTTAcaactcgagttcttccactccagcCTTTACATACCATGTCTTCAtagagctgctttgtgcacaggaaccTTGTCATTTTGGAACACCATTTGAGTCtgttagttccagtgaagagaaattgtaaAGCTGAAGCACTCAAAACCATTTTGCACAATTTTGTAGCATCAGATTGGAGAAG includes the following:
- the snx1a gene encoding sorting nexin-1a, translated to MAAGSKRSPPPFPDSEDQDPEPELDEDEDSDEGADIFTGSVLSHTPVDPLVHVSTSEPAKDVFSEALEDPLKDWNKQNSKPEKSASDVKGAEVDLFADPLGDFGAQEVPDKNSAPIPNLSEAPPKSTIAKSSAAQGGANSEVFGASQNDFKRSEDIFEEPPKDGTYKTSPKPVGGASATKKEPNTDLFGDDDDDGDLFEEPLQAATKKPKAKETSKGCSDQSNNANTDLFTEEVNKVPPPGSAAAAKPGTDSGSKTNGLHSDEDDLFTEATVELSLDSPCNDRRKRDTSKASAPVSSLLASASVPKPQTKTLEELEEEEEEKEDKFDLNISVTNPEKVGDGMNAYMAYRVSTQTTLPMFRTKQFTVRRRFSDFLGLYEKLSEKHSQNGHIVPPPPEKSILGMTKVKVGKEDQSSAEFVERRRAALERYLQRLVSHPSLLQDPDVREFLEKEELPRAFSTQALSGAGFLKMINKATDAVSKMTIKMNESDVWFEDKLQEVENEDQQLRKLHIMVENLVNHRKELSLNTAVFAKSVAMLGSSEDNTALSRALSQLAEVEDRIEQLHQDQASNDFFTFAELLADYIRLLGAVRACFDQRMKAWQRWQDAENMLQKKRETEAKLLWANKPDKLQQAKDEITEWESKVSQYERDFERVSATVRKEVLRFEKEKARDFKKQVVRYLESLLNSQQQLIKYWEAFLPEAKAIA